Genomic DNA from Candidatus Poribacteria bacterium:
TGGCGGAAACACGCAAAGACCGCATGAGTATCTTGACAAAATATTTACACACCCGTTGGAAAAAGGCACCACCTATACCTACAATTTGTGGGCAAAAAGCGAAAAGCCGAGGACTGTCGTAATGCGCATTCTTCATCAGGGAGCTCCGTGGAATGAATATGCGAGGCAGACAATCAATCTGTCTGAAGCATGGAAAGAATTCTTCATCACGTTCAAAATGACAGTAGATGATGTGAATTCGCGCGCTGGCATAATCATGGGCGGACAAAAAGTCGATGTCTGGCTCGATCATATCCGTCTCTACGAAGGCGAGTTCGTCAGCGATATTGAGGACGGACAACCACAAGCTGTTGACCCTTCAGATAAACTCACAACCACATGGGCAGCCCTCAGAAGCCCGTAGGACGGCTCAAAATCCCAGCCATTTCTCTAACCTCACTGGTCTTTCCCGCCTCCACGGAACCTTTTCTCTATGCGAACCATTTCAATACACCAAACACCTGCTGACTGCTGATTGCTGACCGCTGACAGCCCTATACCATTTCCCTTGCATATACACCCAAAACGATATATAATATACATCAGTGTCGGATGGAAGCAGCGAGCATTACGCTCTTAACGGAAGAATGCATTACACATCATGGGTTGTACACCCAGGAGGTGGACTATGAAATTCGATCTATTCCTTACACTCGCCTGCGCCGTTATCATCATCTTCGCGTCGGCGTACACGCACACAGCACACGCCCAATCCATTGAAGACGGGTTGGGAGGGCATTGGACTTTTGATGAGGCTGATACGAACGCTGACGTAGCCAAAGATGCCCTCGGTGAAAACGATGGGGAGATTAAAGGGGCTCCCAAAATCGTAGAAGGCATTGTTGGGGAGGCACTCAGTTTCAACGGCAAAGAAGATTATGTCGTTATGGGTCCCGCCACTACCGGGCAGAATCTTACCTACGCAATGTGGATTAAACCTGTAGCCCTACCCGATGGTCCAAAGGTCATCATCTGGGACGATGATCCACAAGGCGGGGGCGACTCATGGTTGGAACTCTTGGCGGATGGCACGATACAAACCCAGAGAAATGGCGATGGGTTCGGGGTCTTCAAAACGGATACCCCTGTCGAACCCGGAGAATGGACGCATGTCACCTTTGTCGCCGATGGTGATAGCGATAAAAAGTACCTCTACCTCAATGGTGAACTTGATGCCGAGGCGGATGGAAAGATAAACAGTCGCGACACACGCAGCCACGTCGTCGTCGCAGTCGGACATGACCGCAACGCCTTTATCAAACCCTTATATTTTGAAGGCGAAATCGACGATGTTGCCGTTTACCACCGCGTCTTGGATAAAGCGGAAGTTAAAGAGAATTACCAAATCGCCTTTGATGTTGAACCCGCAGGAAAACTCGCTGCTACATGGGGAGCTATCAAAGCGCGCTAAATCGTTCGTATAGGCGACCGAATCATATCCGGTCGCCTTTCCCTAACGGAGAAGTCTAACACTATGGCAAAGTTATACACTGAAATCCCTCAAAAATTGCAGCAATTCATTGAAAACCAAAAAATCTTTTTCGTCGCAACCGCAACAGCCGACAGCAGAATCAACCTATCTCCAAAGGGGATGGACTCCTTACGCGTCGTTGGTCCGAACCGCGTGATCTGGTTAAACGTAACTGGCAGCGGCAACGAAACCGCCGCACACGTTCAAGAAAACCCCAGAATGACAATTATGTTCACCGCATTTGAGGATGACCCCTTAATCCTGCGAATCTACGGCACAGCGAAGACGATCCACAAAAATGATACCGAATGGCAACAACTCTCTCTGCTACTTCCGTCACTGCCCGGCGCACGGCAAATCTTTGACCTCAACGTTGATCTCGTGCAGACCTCTTGCGGTTTTGCTGTTCCGCTTTATGACTATGTCGGTGAAAGAGAGTATCTAAACACGTGGGCAGAAAAGAAAGGCGAAGAAGGCGTAGAGACATATTGGAAAGAGACTAACCACGTCAGCCTTGATGGAAAACCTACCCACTTCGCTTGAGCGATTGCCAAGGGTAATAACGATCTTTGGGGTTCTCGGTTGTTGGTACGGGGAACCCTCTTAACTTATAACTTATAACCAACAACCATAAAAACCAACACCTATTACAAAAATGAAATTAGCACGTATCGTTATCATCGCACTCTTTATAACATCCCTATCTGTTGCACACGCCCTGCCACCGGATCCTGAACTTCAAAGCGCAATCCAGACCGCACGGAAATTCAAAAATCTCAAGCCGAGATACACCGCAGATGAAATAACAGAATGCGCAACCGATAGTTTTGTCACCCTCGCGAAAAACTGGCGCAACTTACCCTCAATATATCAACAGGAACTCAAACCCATTTTCCTGCGTCCCGGACTCCCTGGTAGTTTCTTCGGTGAAATCCAACTCTCAGAGCACTTCAACACACCACACTTCAGATTCCACTACACGCGCACCGGACCACATGCCCCACCCCTTGAGGATTTCCATCCACGCAACGGGGTCCCCGATTATGTAGATCGTTGTGCTGATGCGATGGAACGCGCCTATCATGTCCAAATTGATCTGATGGGATTCAAAATCCCATACATCGACTTTTGGGCAGCACAGAACGGCGGCAATCATAAATATGATGTCTATATCTTTACCTTCCCTGCCCTCGGTATCACGACTGCTGACTGGTTTGAAGGACGTGTCCTATCCACTGCATTGACAGTTGCCCCGTATTTCATGATTAATTCCCGTATCTACGATTACGTCGGAAAAATGGAAGGACTTCGTTATTTGGAGACAACCTGCACCCACGAATTCCTGCACGGTGTCCAGTTCGGATACAACGCCTATATGCCGACGTGGTTTATGGAAGCTTCTGCAACCTGGATAGAAGTCATAACCTATGATGGTGGGGAAATTGATGATGGCGATACCCTCCCCGATCCAGATGAACCCAACGAGACCAACGCCTATAACTACTATATCCATCAGCTCCGTCGTTGGTTTCTAATACCAGATATCTCACTTGAAAGCCGCATCGGCGACCACGAATACGGATCCGTTATCTGGACGCTCTATATGACTGAACGGTTCGGCTACGATATCGTCCGTCAGTTTTATGGAAACACCACCGACGGAAGTTATCGGGAAATGGGGAATTTCTACGATGTCTTTATTGATAACGGCACAACCCTCGCTGAGGCGTTCAAGACCTTTACCGTATGGAACTATTTTACGCATACCCGCGCCAATACAACCACCGAGATAAAGGGCTACAAAAACGCCCACCGTTTTCCGCCGGTCGCCATTCATCCAAACGATGTTCACACCAACTATCCAGTCCGCGCAGATTTTGATTCGGAGGCGATGCCTGAGCATTTTTCGGCGCGGTACATCGTTTTCCGTCCATCAGGAACTACGCCCGAATTCGCAATCAAAATTGACGGCGCAGATCTCGCCCCAGTAGACCTCCGTCGCCTACCCCTTGAAGATCAGGATGACATTCGGAGCGAGCTCCAACGACACAACGGTACAGGTTTGCGCGGATGGGCTGCCAAATTCATTGTGAAGAAACGCAATGGCACGACTGAAATCAGAGAGGCGTTCACCTATCAACGTTCTCAGGAAGCGCAGATGACATTCGAGGATTTCGGCGGCGACATTCAGGAGATTACCCTCGTTCTCATTAATATGCATCCCGATGTCGAGCGCGTCATAATTCCGGGTGGAAGTTTCGGCGGTTCTGTCAGCTATATCGCAGGCGCACCCCCGGCGGGAAGGCTGTCAAACGCCCAAGTCTCTCAAGGTTCTAACGGACCCCTTCTGACGTGGCACATCGATGATCCAACCGGCATTCGGGAAGTCGCAATCGTCCGAAAACGCTATATGTCACAGAGTGAGACAGATGTTCCCCAACCCTTTCAAAGCCCGGATGAAGTCCTCGGTGCCGCTGACCGCAACAATAACGGCATCCCTGACGACGATATAACCGTTGTCGGACGCGTAGATGTCACACAAACACGGTTTGAGGACACAACTGTCTTTGAGAGTATTGATGTCACCAGTGAATTCTTTGATCCGAGTAGCCTACACTACTACTACGCCGTTGTGCCTGTTGACGCTATGGGACTTATGGGTACACCAAGCATCGTGTCAGACAGTATCGTTCCAAGCGTGGATGCGGCAAGCAGTGCCCCCGCCTTCTTTATCCATACACAACCACACGGCACGGGGGAGTGGCATGTTGAAGTGCAAAGTACACGTCCTTTACAGAGCGCACCTTCCCTGACGGTGGAGGGTCCTGACAGAAATGGATATACCGTCTTTTTGACGCAAGCCACCGAAACAAAGTGGCTTGGAACGCTCCAGACCCATGGATTCCCACCGACAGGTATCTATCTCTATAAAATTCGTGGACAGACACCTGCTGGTGTAACCGGCACCCGAATCTGGCAAGGACAGACCTTCAGTTACATCGCCAGTCACACGAATCAAAATGTCGCCGTCGCACCAAATCCGCTTCACGCCGGGCAGGGTCAGCATCTGAGTTTCTATCCGAAGGGCTTAACCGTTGAAATTTACGATGCTTTGGGAAATTTAATTAAAGTGCTAAACAACGCTTCGCAGTGGGATTGCACAAACGCACGCGGCGAAATGGTCTGCACCGGACTCTACTTCTTCCGAGCGACCGATGGAAACGGCTACCAAAGCACCGGCAAATTCTGTATAGTGAAATAGTTGTCAGCGAAACCTCTTTTGTAGCGCAAACTGTTAGTTTGCGGACACACATATTTTCGCACCTTACTATAAAACCAAAAGTCAGTTATGATAAAAACATTATATCCTCATTTCATTATTTTTATTCTACTGTTTCTCGCGAGTTGTGGCGATGAAGGACTCGTTGACCCGCACGGCGAAACCACGCTCCCCGCACCCGATACCGGGGACTTCCGAGCCATTGACTTCCCAACGGCTACAGGTTCCGCATGGACCTATCTCAACGTTGACACTAATCAGGAATTCACGCTCCGCGTCGAAGGCACGCGCGATATCAGTGGAACAACGCATCGGCAGATGACCGTCAGCGCAATTACAACTGACGATCCAAACGAATTGACCCTTGACACTGTTGATCACTTAGCAGCCAATGCGTATTACTTTCGGTTGGACACCGACTTTTACGACGTATTTCCGTTTCCGGTATTAGCAACTTACTTTTTCAAGACCTCAGATGCACTCATAGAATCTGCTTTTGATATCTACCTTCCCGTTGAGAATCCCGTGTTTCACGCCAAACACTTTCCACCGCGTCGGCTCTGGGATTTTCCACTGGAAGTTGGGAAGCAGTGGACTGTTTTTGAGAAAACCGCCGGGACACACGTCAGTGTCACACGTTATGTAGTAGAGAAAAATGTACCGATTACCGTTCCCGCTGGCAGTTACACGACTTATATCGTTCAAGAAGAGGTAACTTACGCAGATAGCGAAGATCCATCGATTTTCTTGATTAGTCCACCCGCAATCTATTGGGTCGCACCATCGGTTGGGATCGTCCAATACCGGTACAACCGTTATCGCGCCACCGATGCATTCTCCGCACAAACCTTCGCACTCAAAAACGTGCATATACCAGAGCCAATTACGGATTAGGTCCCTATCTAATGAACAGTCTTCAGCCATTAGCGATCAGCCATCAGCGGTCAGCATTGTCCCGCAAGTCCGCCCGCAACTTGCAGAGCCGTCAGCAGAGCGTTGTGGCAGTTGCGGACGTTAGTGTCAGTGATAAAGATCTCTTTGCTGATAGCCGACAGCCGACAGCCGACAGCCACTTATCCCATCGCAATATCCCCATTACCATCATCGGCGGCGGCATACACGGCATATCCATCGCCATTCGGCTCCTCCGCGAAGTGCCTACGGCAGCGAGACATCTCGCCATCGTCGATCGACACCCGCAACCCCTCACCCAATGGCGGCGTAAAACAGAACGCCAAGGCATGACCTTTCTCCGTTCTCCGGCTGTCCATCATATCACCCCTGATGCACTCGGTATCGTTGAATACGCCGAACACCACAACCGAATATCTGAGTTAGCACCCCCCTATTCCCAACCCTCCACACAACTTTTTTGGGAATTCTGTGGGGATATGCTTACTGAACTTGCGCAACATCGAATCTATCATCAGTTTGAAGTTGCAAAATTACGGTGGGACAAAGGTGCAGGCAAATTTCCATTCCGCCTCATCTCAAAGGACGGCGATGGATTTCGGAGCCGTTGCGTTATTCTGGCAATTGGTGCTGACGATTGCGCCTATGTGCCACCAGAGTTCGTCCAATGGCAGTGCCAATATCCCGGCAGAATACTGCACGCCTCCGAATTTGATGTAGACTCCGCAAATACATTCTCACACCCCTCGGTAGGTGCGGTTTCTAACCGCACCGATGCGAAGTGTGAAATTAATTCTAAAATCTACTATAATGTAGATTGTCAGGATGGACGAGACAATGAAGAATCTTTTGTTATCGTCGGGGGTGGGCTAACAGCAGGGACGCTTGCAAAAAGTCTCAGTGAACGCGGGCATAGCGTAGCACTCATTGCTCGGAAGCAGCTAAGGACAGAACAATTCGATTTTCCGCCGATGTGGTTAGGTCCCAAAGCACTCACTGAGTTCGCGGATGAGACGGATTTTCAGCGGCGTTACGAAATAATTCAGCAAAGCAGAGGGGAAGGAAGCATTACGCCCGACATTATGGAGGCACTGATGGATGCCACAAACATTAAGATTTATCCTGAGACCCATATCCAGAATATCGTTTCGGTGGACGGAAAGAATCCACCAGAGCGACTAAAGGTTGAAACAAATCGCGGAGACCTGCTGACGGTCTCACGTGTTATCCTGGCAACCGGGTATCAATTCAATCTCTGCCGCTACGGGTTTTTGAGAGAATTAATCGCGCAGCATCAAGTCCCACTTGTCCGTGGATTGCCACGCCTTGATACTGATTTACAACTCTATCCTGTTGAAAATCTATTCGGTTCCGGTACTATTGCACAACTTCAAATAGGTCCCGCTGCCAACAACATCGCCGGAGCAAATCTCGCTTACGAACGTCTCCGCGAAAAATTACTTGAAATAGCGAATAGCATTGTCCCGCAAGTCCACACGCGACTTGCGTAGCAATCAGCAGTCAGTACTCAAATCCATAGCCGCTAATTTTTTCCACCGCGGGAGAAACGCCTCTGTTAAAAAACTGTCAAGCTGCCAAATGTTCTCCTGTGGATTTTTTTCAAAGAAGGTACCCATCGCTAATACCAGAATATCTTTGAAACCGTATGGTGTTTTAACCTGTGAAAGGTCTTCATAGGTCTGAATAAGTGCAGTGTGAATTCGGAGAAAGTTCAGTGCTGCGAAACTAAACGCATTCAGTTTCAAGTAACCGTCTTCGGTCTTTTCCCAAGTCCATTCGGGTTGATAAAAGGCGTGGAGCTGCGCCTTACAGAGTTCAACCGCGGTGCCAAGGATTTCGGACAGTTCCTTGTGTTTTGCTGCATCCTCTGAAATATTAAGCTTCTCACAAATTTCCTTATGTAATTGCTGTTGCGTCGATTCAGAAGCAACCCAGTTTTGGAAGACTTCGGCGGCATGAACAAAGCAGGTACGCAGGTCTGCGAGTGTTAAATCGAGTTTGCTCGGAAACGCTTTGAGTAAGGAAGAACTCGGCAGCAGATGTGCTTGTGCAGCATGTAACGCTAAGAACTTGTATTCCACCACATCCGCCAACATCTCCGCGAGAATGGGCGTAAAGGCAATGATTGCGCGTTCGTACAACTCCGCATCTATGAATTGTTGGAGTTTGACTGAGTCAAGTTCTATTGTCCCTGCCTCAGTTTTGACGAATGTGTCAGCGAGCGAAGTCTGCTCTCCTAAGACCGAAGCCGTCTCCATTAAAGATAACGGGCGTTTAAAAAAGGTCAATTCAGTATAAGGTTCCTCAAAATCGAGGAGACTCTCCTGCCACTGGTGCCCCCAAGTATCGTGGATTAAATATTTGTCAAGCTCCCCTAAAGGAAGGATACCGACCATACGCGTCAATGTTGAGGTGATTAATTCCAAGGACAACCCAGCGTCGGCAGCGATTTTCCGGCGGAAGGTTAAGTCCAAATCCGCCGCATCAAAGGTACCGAACACCGGGAAATGGGCGAAGGGTTCGACTTCCCAAATTTTTCGTAGAAATTTTTCGTAATCGGCTTTCGGACGTTGTGCCGCGTTGTTTCCCCCGCGCAATTCATCCGTAGAAGGCAGACAAAAATAGAGGGCGGAAGCAGTTTTCACCAACTTCACTTCACCTGCTTTAAATGGCGCATCCGGGTGTAAAGACCGAAAAAGTTGTAGGATATCCGCATCCAGCTTCGGGTTATCCGACACCAGATTGAAGCGAGTCTCTAAACTTTTCATAATTCGATGCCGATGGCGAAGCGGACTCGTCCGTATCGTCAGACGTTCGGTGAGCCAGTTCACCATTTCCGAATTCAGATTGAAAGCACGCTGAAGTTCGGATTTTAGCCGTTCTTGTTTTTCAGAATTTACTGGCGCGTCCGGCCTAAAAAGCCTGAAAATTTTAGAACCCGCGGTATCTAAATTTTCGATTTCTGGATGATGAACAAGTGCCGGATAGTGTTCAAGGGATAACCAAACGGCTTCAACAAAGGCAGTGTCTAAAGTCTCATCATCGCTATGTGTTGAGGTATCTCCCAAAAGCGGACGTGTTTCCGCCATTAATTCATTATGACGTCTGTAGAATGTTTTAAGTGTTTCGTTTGAATCGGTTTTCTGCGCTTTTTTCGCTTTGTTGATTTGTTGCGTCAACGCTTCAAATTTCTTTAAACGTTCTAAAATAGATTCCCAGCAGCGCGGGATGTTGTCGTAGTGCCATTTGTAAAGTGCCATAACTTTTGTCCTCTGATTTTTTCCTACTCTTCATCTGTTGTTTGTTGAGGGGTATCGTAATCAAGTGGTGTTAATTCGCGTATCTTCGCATCAACCTGTTTTGCAAAGGCGAGACTCTCGTCGAGTTCAGTGCGTAGACGCGTGA
This window encodes:
- a CDS encoding T9SS type A sorting domain-containing protein, with amino-acid sequence MKLARIVIIALFITSLSVAHALPPDPELQSAIQTARKFKNLKPRYTADEITECATDSFVTLAKNWRNLPSIYQQELKPIFLRPGLPGSFFGEIQLSEHFNTPHFRFHYTRTGPHAPPLEDFHPRNGVPDYVDRCADAMERAYHVQIDLMGFKIPYIDFWAAQNGGNHKYDVYIFTFPALGITTADWFEGRVLSTALTVAPYFMINSRIYDYVGKMEGLRYLETTCTHEFLHGVQFGYNAYMPTWFMEASATWIEVITYDGGEIDDGDTLPDPDEPNETNAYNYYIHQLRRWFLIPDISLESRIGDHEYGSVIWTLYMTERFGYDIVRQFYGNTTDGSYREMGNFYDVFIDNGTTLAEAFKTFTVWNYFTHTRANTTTEIKGYKNAHRFPPVAIHPNDVHTNYPVRADFDSEAMPEHFSARYIVFRPSGTTPEFAIKIDGADLAPVDLRRLPLEDQDDIRSELQRHNGTGLRGWAAKFIVKKRNGTTEIREAFTYQRSQEAQMTFEDFGGDIQEITLVLINMHPDVERVIIPGGSFGGSVSYIAGAPPAGRLSNAQVSQGSNGPLLTWHIDDPTGIREVAIVRKRYMSQSETDVPQPFQSPDEVLGAADRNNNGIPDDDITVVGRVDVTQTRFEDTTVFESIDVTSEFFDPSSLHYYYAVVPVDAMGLMGTPSIVSDSIVPSVDAASSAPAFFIHTQPHGTGEWHVEVQSTRPLQSAPSLTVEGPDRNGYTVFLTQATETKWLGTLQTHGFPPTGIYLYKIRGQTPAGVTGTRIWQGQTFSYIASHTNQNVAVAPNPLHAGQGQHLSFYPKGLTVEIYDALGNLIKVLNNASQWDCTNARGEMVCTGLYFFRATDGNGYQSTGKFCIVK
- a CDS encoding LamG domain-containing protein, with the translated sequence MKFDLFLTLACAVIIIFASAYTHTAHAQSIEDGLGGHWTFDEADTNADVAKDALGENDGEIKGAPKIVEGIVGEALSFNGKEDYVVMGPATTGQNLTYAMWIKPVALPDGPKVIIWDDDPQGGGDSWLELLADGTIQTQRNGDGFGVFKTDTPVEPGEWTHVTFVADGDSDKKYLYLNGELDAEADGKINSRDTRSHVVVAVGHDRNAFIKPLYFEGEIDDVAVYHRVLDKAEVKENYQIAFDVEPAGKLAATWGAIKAR
- a CDS encoding carbohydrate binding domain-containing protein, encoding GGNTQRPHEYLDKIFTHPLEKGTTYTYNLWAKSEKPRTVVMRILHQGAPWNEYARQTINLSEAWKEFFITFKMTVDDVNSRAGIIMGGQKVDVWLDHIRLYEGEFVSDIEDGQPQAVDPSDKLTTTWAALRSP
- a CDS encoding FAD/NAD(P)-binding protein, which gives rise to MNSLQPLAISHQRSALSRKSARNLQSRQQSVVAVADVSVSDKDLFADSRQPTADSHLSHRNIPITIIGGGIHGISIAIRLLREVPTAARHLAIVDRHPQPLTQWRRKTERQGMTFLRSPAVHHITPDALGIVEYAEHHNRISELAPPYSQPSTQLFWEFCGDMLTELAQHRIYHQFEVAKLRWDKGAGKFPFRLISKDGDGFRSRCVILAIGADDCAYVPPEFVQWQCQYPGRILHASEFDVDSANTFSHPSVGAVSNRTDAKCEINSKIYYNVDCQDGRDNEESFVIVGGGLTAGTLAKSLSERGHSVALIARKQLRTEQFDFPPMWLGPKALTEFADETDFQRRYEIIQQSRGEGSITPDIMEALMDATNIKIYPETHIQNIVSVDGKNPPERLKVETNRGDLLTVSRVILATGYQFNLCRYGFLRELIAQHQVPLVRGLPRLDTDLQLYPVENLFGSGTIAQLQIGPAANNIAGANLAYERLREKLLEIANSIVPQVHTRLA
- a CDS encoding pyridoxamine 5'-phosphate oxidase family protein codes for the protein MAKLYTEIPQKLQQFIENQKIFFVATATADSRINLSPKGMDSLRVVGPNRVIWLNVTGSGNETAAHVQENPRMTIMFTAFEDDPLILRIYGTAKTIHKNDTEWQQLSLLLPSLPGARQIFDLNVDLVQTSCGFAVPLYDYVGEREYLNTWAEKKGEEGVETYWKETNHVSLDGKPTHFA